In Esox lucius isolate fEsoLuc1 chromosome 6, fEsoLuc1.pri, whole genome shotgun sequence, the following proteins share a genomic window:
- the LOC105008144 gene encoding ras-related protein Rab-37, giving the protein MERMDTMESMEPISANYTTAYPEIHPDNASGSEEAALSYDEELLHKTILVGDSGVGKTSLLVQFDQGKFIPGSFSATVGIGFTNKVVTVDNLKVKLQIWDTAGQERFRSVTHAYYRDAQALLLLYDITSKSSFDNIRAWLTEIHEYAQRDVVIMLLGNKADMANDRVIKRDDGEKLAREYSVPFMETSAKTGVNVDLAFTAVAKELKHRAVHGQQPNEPKFQIHEYIECRKENTACCS; this is encoded by the exons ATGGAAAGGATGGATACCATGGAGTCCATGGAGCCGATTTCTGCCAACTACACCACGGCGTACCCGGAGATCCATCCTGATAACGCATCCGGATCTGAGGAGGCGGCTCTTTCATACGACGAAGAATTATTGCACAAG ACAATCCTGGTTGGGGACAGTGGAGTGGGAAAGACATCCCTTCTGGTCCAGTTTGACCAGGGCAAATTCATCCCTGGATCCTTCTCAGCTACCGTGGGCATCGGCttcaca aacaaggtGGTGACTGTAGACAATTTGAAGGTGAAATTACAG ATTTGGGACACAGCAGGGCAGGAGCGGTTCAGGAGTGTGACTCATGCCTACTACAGGGACGCTCAGG CCTTACTCCTTTTATATGACATCACCAGCAAGTCTTCCTTTGACAACATACGG GCGTGGCTTACAGAGATCCATGAGTATGCACAGCGGGATGTCGTAATCATGTTGCTGGGAAACAAG GCAGACATGGCCAATGACAGAGTAATCAAGAGAGACGATGGGGAGAAGCTAGCCAGG GAGTATTCTGTTCCGTTTATGGAGACCAGTGCCAAGACGGGGGTCAACGTTGACCTGGCTTTCACTGCAGTTGCAAA GGAACTGAAGCATAGAGCCGTCCATGGCCAGCAACCCAACGAACCCAAGTTCCAGATCCATGAGTATATTGAGTGTCGGAAGGAAAACACAGCCTGTTGCAGCTAG